Proteins encoded by one window of Methermicoccus shengliensis DSM 18856:
- the argB gene encoding acetylglutamate kinase, producing MVSHEDVLMEALPYIREHYDSVMVIKLGGHAMVRHGILENVVKDIVLLRYIGIHPVIVHGGGPEITEKMRRMGKDPSFVAGLRITDDETLEIVRMVLVGNINTKITSLLVRHGAKAVGLNGKDGGLIRARKKAPQRVVYEGREHEVDLGWVGETEIINPELVSIMIQHGYVPVIAPIAMDSQGNALNLNADTVAGDMAAALRAKKLILLTDVPGILRDINDPSTRLSRLSLSELDGLVEQGIIREGMMPKVLAAKVAVSSGVEAAHIIDGSREHALLLELLTAGGIGTMVVPNP from the coding sequence ATGGTCAGCCACGAGGACGTGCTCATGGAGGCACTTCCATACATCAGGGAGCACTATGATTCAGTGATGGTGATAAAGCTGGGCGGACACGCGATGGTCAGGCACGGCATCCTCGAGAACGTGGTGAAGGACATCGTGCTTTTGAGGTACATCGGCATCCACCCCGTCATTGTGCATGGAGGAGGACCAGAGATCACGGAGAAGATGAGGAGGATGGGCAAGGACCCATCGTTTGTGGCTGGACTTCGCATCACGGACGATGAAACTCTCGAGATTGTGAGGATGGTGCTCGTGGGCAACATCAACACCAAGATCACATCCCTTCTCGTCAGACATGGGGCAAAGGCGGTGGGCCTCAACGGCAAGGACGGAGGACTGATAAGGGCGAGAAAGAAGGCTCCTCAGCGTGTGGTGTATGAGGGAAGAGAGCACGAGGTGGACCTCGGATGGGTGGGCGAGACTGAGATCATCAATCCAGAACTGGTGAGCATCATGATTCAGCATGGCTATGTGCCCGTAATTGCCCCCATAGCCATGGACTCTCAGGGCAATGCCCTGAACCTGAATGCGGACACCGTTGCTGGAGATATGGCAGCTGCACTGCGTGCCAAGAAACTCATCCTGCTCACGGACGTCCCAGGCATCCTCAGGGACATCAATGACCCCTCCACGAGGCTCTCGAGGCTCTCACTCTCGGAGCTGGACGGGCTCGTGGAGCAGGGCATCATCAGGGAGGGGATGATGCCCAAGGTGCTCGCAGCCAAGGTGGCCGTGAGTTCTGGGGTGGAGGCTGCCCACATCATCGATGGTTCGAGGGAGCATGCCCTGCTGCTCGAGCTTCTGACGGCTGGAGGCATTGGCACGATGGTGGTGCCTAACCCTTGA
- a CDS encoding RtcB family protein — MLEGLESVERIEDNLWKLPRDEGYGMKTHGLLLMSERLLEALEPDTVEQLKNVATLPGIFGPAMVMPDAHLGYGFPIGGVAAFDLDEGVISPGGVGFDINCGVRVMRTSLKIEDVRPRLRELTELLFRYVPSGLGSKSKLRLTDAQLTDALLGGARWAVEQGFGIEEDVEFCEEGGRLDGASVEHVSKEAYKRGKPQLGTLGSGNHFLEVQVVDEVYDPCLGLEKGDITVMVHCGSRGCGHQICTDHLKVLGSAYKKYGISLKDRQLACAPIHSREGENYLGAMAAAANYAWANRQIIMHWVREAFCELFGGDVDELGMRLIYDVAHNIAKMERHTYDGETREVCVHRKGATRALPAGHEAVPKVYADIGQPVLIPGSMGTPSFILVGGPRAMELSFGSACHGAGRVMSRSRAKKTYSSSSVSKGLSEKGIVLRAASSDVISEEAPQVYKDSEAVVNVVHSLGVAKKVARLMPLGVVKG; from the coding sequence ATGTTAGAGGGTCTTGAGAGTGTTGAGAGGATAGAGGACAACCTTTGGAAGCTTCCAAGGGACGAAGGCTATGGTATGAAGACGCACGGGCTGCTGCTCATGAGCGAGCGGTTGCTGGAGGCACTCGAGCCCGACACAGTGGAGCAGCTCAAGAACGTTGCCACCCTTCCGGGGATATTCGGCCCAGCGATGGTGATGCCAGACGCCCATCTCGGATATGGGTTTCCCATTGGAGGTGTGGCAGCATTTGACCTCGATGAGGGGGTGATTAGTCCCGGAGGAGTGGGCTTTGACATCAACTGTGGTGTGAGAGTGATGAGGACATCGCTGAAGATTGAGGACGTGCGCCCCCGCCTTAGAGAACTCACGGAGCTGCTGTTCAGGTACGTGCCCTCTGGGCTTGGCTCTAAAAGTAAGCTGAGGCTGACAGATGCCCAGCTCACAGACGCCCTGCTTGGAGGTGCGAGGTGGGCAGTGGAGCAGGGCTTTGGAATCGAGGAGGATGTGGAGTTCTGCGAGGAGGGGGGAAGGCTCGATGGGGCTTCGGTGGAACACGTCAGCAAGGAGGCATACAAGCGAGGAAAGCCCCAGCTCGGAACACTCGGAAGCGGCAACCACTTTCTCGAGGTACAGGTGGTGGACGAGGTGTACGACCCATGCCTTGGCCTCGAGAAGGGAGACATCACAGTGATGGTGCACTGTGGCTCGAGGGGATGCGGACATCAGATATGCACAGACCACCTGAAGGTGCTGGGCAGCGCATACAAGAAGTATGGCATATCCCTCAAGGACAGGCAGCTGGCGTGCGCTCCCATACACTCACGAGAGGGGGAGAACTACCTTGGGGCGATGGCTGCTGCTGCCAACTACGCATGGGCAAACCGCCAGATAATAATGCACTGGGTGAGGGAGGCATTCTGTGAGCTGTTCGGAGGGGATGTGGACGAGCTTGGGATGAGGCTGATATACGATGTGGCCCACAACATCGCCAAGATGGAGCGGCACACCTATGATGGGGAGACGAGAGAGGTGTGCGTGCACCGAAAGGGGGCGACGAGAGCGCTTCCCGCTGGGCACGAGGCGGTACCCAAGGTGTATGCCGATATAGGTCAGCCAGTGCTCATTCCCGGAAGCATGGGTACACCCTCATTCATCCTCGTGGGAGGACCAAGGGCGATGGAACTGTCCTTTGGCTCGGCATGCCATGGCGCTGGAAGGGTGATGAGCAGAAGCAGGGCAAAGAAGACGTACTCTTCCTCCTCGGTATCAAAGGGCCTCTCTGAGAAGGGTATCGTGCTCAGGGCTGCCAGCTCTGATGTGATAAGCGAGGAGGCTCCACAGGTGTACAAGGACTCGGAGGCAGTGGTGAACGTGGTGCACTCGCTGGGGGTCGCAAAGAAGGTGGCAAGGCTCATGCCCCTCGGCGTGGTCAAGGGTTAG
- a CDS encoding DHH family phosphoesterase, whose protein sequence is MMKCETCGGTGYMGTEQRECPECKGRGKMTLSLGEASESDLMELLAGGKCERCGGTGRVEVRVPCPACAGSGELGKCKLCGRTVPAGRETCEQCATHPTVLRMDSACDVSDLKEGMLLLGVISGHFPSGKFVSLNNRVRGIVRTKARYELNEQVVVRVRSIRGNDVELEPVNMERYTLLELEKDIDTTPIEHITEGMVRIEGEVVSVRQTAGPTLFTVRDDTGTIKCAAFDGAGVRAYPSISAGSLVRVVGEAERRGDVLQIEVLSMRALIGGEADALKKRLSEALRKLSTPRRVELLVESEPMKKLYDDMQRVARKLLECVYTSTPIIIRHHADADGITAAVCLEQALLPLIRRVGGDEDAHYLLRRSPSRAPFYEMMDVVKDLDGALLARERFGQNLPLVILVDNGSGQEDVDALKLLSIYGIPTIVVDHHHPSPLIDELVDIHINPALAGGDYSITTGMLCLEIARMIHEGADRMVHLAAVSALGDRASGQEAQHYIELATARYPLEHLSDMALSLDYLSYWLRFSEGTQLVCDVLDLSARPQRHARLVELLSTQAKRAIEEQLAVCLPHVKTTHLPNGILLAVLDVEHHAHTFTFPPPGKTVGEVHDHICRTHGDEPVVTIGYGPDFAVIRSRGVEMNFPEIVSELAQRLEGAGISGGGHLVVGSIKFVQGMRKQVLEALAERLGRIQMEG, encoded by the coding sequence ATGATGAAGTGCGAGACATGTGGTGGCACTGGGTATATGGGCACAGAGCAGAGGGAGTGCCCAGAGTGCAAGGGAAGGGGGAAGATGACACTGTCATTGGGAGAGGCCTCGGAGTCTGACCTCATGGAGCTACTGGCAGGGGGCAAGTGCGAGCGATGTGGGGGTACTGGGCGGGTGGAGGTGAGGGTGCCCTGTCCAGCATGCGCAGGGAGTGGTGAGCTTGGAAAGTGCAAGCTCTGTGGACGGACTGTGCCAGCTGGAAGGGAGACGTGTGAGCAGTGTGCCACTCACCCCACCGTGCTTCGCATGGACTCGGCATGCGATGTGTCTGACCTCAAAGAGGGTATGCTGCTGCTCGGCGTGATAAGCGGGCACTTTCCCTCTGGCAAGTTTGTCTCCCTGAACAACAGGGTGAGGGGCATAGTGCGCACCAAAGCCAGATATGAGCTCAACGAGCAGGTGGTGGTGAGGGTGAGGAGCATAAGGGGCAACGACGTGGAGCTCGAGCCAGTGAATATGGAGCGCTACACCCTGCTGGAGCTGGAAAAGGATATCGATACCACTCCAATAGAGCACATCACCGAGGGGATGGTGCGCATCGAGGGAGAGGTGGTGAGCGTGAGACAGACGGCTGGCCCCACACTGTTCACCGTGAGGGACGACACAGGGACAATCAAGTGTGCTGCGTTTGATGGGGCTGGCGTGAGGGCATATCCCTCGATATCCGCGGGCAGCCTCGTGAGGGTGGTGGGAGAGGCAGAAAGGCGGGGAGACGTGCTTCAGATAGAGGTGCTCTCCATGCGGGCACTCATTGGTGGGGAGGCAGATGCCCTCAAGAAAAGGCTGAGCGAGGCATTGAGGAAGCTCTCCACACCCAGAAGGGTAGAGCTGCTCGTGGAGAGCGAGCCCATGAAGAAACTCTATGATGATATGCAGAGGGTGGCGAGAAAGCTGCTCGAGTGTGTGTACACCTCCACACCCATCATAATACGCCATCATGCAGATGCAGATGGCATCACGGCTGCGGTGTGCCTCGAGCAGGCACTGCTTCCCCTCATCAGAAGGGTGGGTGGTGATGAGGATGCCCACTACCTGCTCAGGCGCTCTCCATCGAGGGCACCGTTCTACGAGATGATGGACGTGGTCAAGGACCTCGATGGAGCGCTCTTGGCAAGGGAGCGGTTTGGGCAGAACCTCCCCCTCGTCATCCTCGTGGACAACGGCTCTGGACAGGAGGATGTGGATGCGCTAAAGCTGCTCTCGATATATGGCATACCGACCATCGTGGTGGACCACCACCACCCCTCCCCCTTGATAGATGAGCTCGTGGACATACACATCAACCCCGCCCTTGCGGGAGGGGACTACTCCATCACGACGGGCATGCTGTGCCTCGAGATTGCGAGGATGATACACGAGGGGGCTGACAGGATGGTGCACCTTGCGGCAGTGTCTGCCCTTGGGGATAGGGCATCTGGACAAGAGGCGCAGCACTACATCGAGCTTGCGACCGCCCGCTACCCTCTCGAGCATCTGAGCGATATGGCACTCTCCTTGGACTATCTCTCCTACTGGCTGAGGTTCTCTGAGGGCACACAGCTCGTGTGTGATGTGCTCGACCTTTCGGCACGCCCCCAGCGCCACGCAAGGCTGGTAGAGCTGCTGAGCACACAGGCCAAGCGTGCCATAGAGGAGCAGCTTGCTGTATGCCTTCCCCATGTGAAGACCACGCACCTTCCAAACGGCATCCTGCTCGCCGTGCTCGATGTGGAACACCATGCCCACACGTTCACCTTCCCACCACCTGGCAAGACCGTGGGAGAGGTGCACGACCACATCTGTCGCACCCACGGGGATGAGCCGGTGGTCACGATTGGCTATGGGCCAGACTTTGCGGTGATAAGGTCGAGGGGGGTGGAGATGAACTTTCCCGAGATAGTCTCCGAGCTTGCGCAGAGGCTCGAGGGGGCTGGCATCAGTGGTGGGGGACATCTCGTGGTTGGAAGCATAAAGTTCGTGCAGGGAATGAGAAAACAGGTGCTTGAGGCACTGGCCGAGAGGCTGGGAAGAATCCAGATGGAGGGATAG
- a CDS encoding adenosylhomocysteinase: MSELGRMKIEWARAHMPVMAHVAEEMEGTLDGITVGMALHVEAKTAVLVETLMRAGARVVITGCNPLSTQDEVASALREGGVECYAKRGCTPEEYYEAIHRVLDARPDIVIDDGGDLLFMLHTERRELLSHVRGGCEETTTGVIRLKAMHAQGELHIPVIAVNNARTKFLFDNRYGTGQSAWDGIIRTTNLLIAGKRVVVAGYGWCGRGVAMRADGLGAHVIVCEVDPVRALEAHMDGYEVMPMNEAARIGDIFITATGDRDVITLEHMRLMKDGALLANAGHFNVEIDVAGLERAAESTREVRKNVKEYVLDGRRIYVLAEGRLVNLAAADGHPIEVMDMSFANQALCVHHLAHTNLESGVYDVPQHIDEHVARLKLASLSVSIDELSEVQKKYLSDWREGT, translated from the coding sequence ATGAGCGAGCTTGGAAGAATGAAAATCGAGTGGGCAAGGGCACACATGCCCGTGATGGCACACGTCGCAGAGGAGATGGAAGGGACCCTTGATGGAATAACGGTGGGAATGGCGCTGCACGTGGAGGCGAAGACTGCGGTGCTGGTGGAGACGCTGATGAGGGCTGGTGCGAGGGTCGTCATCACGGGATGCAATCCCTTGAGCACACAGGACGAGGTGGCATCCGCCCTTCGAGAGGGGGGCGTGGAGTGCTATGCCAAGAGAGGATGCACCCCGGAAGAGTACTATGAGGCGATACACAGGGTGCTCGATGCCAGACCAGATATCGTGATTGATGATGGAGGGGACCTCCTGTTCATGCTGCACACAGAAAGACGGGAGCTGCTGTCCCATGTGAGGGGTGGGTGTGAGGAGACCACCACGGGCGTGATACGCCTCAAGGCAATGCATGCCCAAGGGGAGCTTCACATCCCAGTCATCGCTGTGAACAACGCCCGCACCAAGTTTCTCTTCGACAACCGATATGGAACAGGGCAGTCGGCATGGGACGGCATCATACGCACCACCAACCTGCTAATCGCAGGAAAGCGCGTGGTGGTGGCAGGATATGGCTGGTGTGGCAGGGGGGTTGCCATGCGGGCAGATGGGCTCGGTGCCCATGTAATCGTGTGCGAGGTAGACCCCGTAAGAGCCCTGGAAGCCCATATGGATGGCTATGAGGTGATGCCCATGAACGAGGCTGCCCGCATTGGAGACATCTTCATCACCGCCACAGGGGACAGGGATGTGATAACGCTTGAGCACATGCGGCTCATGAAGGACGGGGCACTGCTCGCCAATGCTGGCCACTTCAACGTGGAGATAGACGTGGCCGGGCTCGAAAGAGCGGCAGAGAGCACGAGAGAGGTGAGGAAGAACGTGAAGGAGTATGTGCTGGATGGAAGGCGGATATACGTGCTCGCCGAGGGCAGGCTCGTGAACCTCGCGGCCGCAGATGGGCACCCCATCGAGGTGATGGACATGAGCTTTGCCAACCAGGCGCTGTGCGTGCACCACCTTGCCCATACCAATCTCGAGTCGGGCGTGTATGATGTGCCCCAGCACATCGATGAGCACGTGGCACGGCTAAAGCTCGCATCGCTGAGCGTGAGCATTGACGAGCTGAGCGAGGTGCAGAAAAAGTATCTTTCGGACTGGAGGGAGGGAACGTAA
- the modA gene encoding molybdate ABC transporter substrate-binding protein has translation MMSPLPPSVKWLLPIVCLGVLAGIIAIGLSPYASQEHTLTVFAAAALTDPLKECASVFEQEHPGVKVELNFASASMLCAQIEGGARASVYAAPYPKYAEKLISEGFARSYRPFAYDSMVVAVRANGSVHSLSDLTKEGVRVVIGQKSTPIGIYAREVISRLNASGLYGTHFEEKVLSNVVSEEDNTKYVYSKVVLGEADAGFVLRTDITNPTTSYIDIPEGCNVDVCCVIAVLDEQDPYATKFEQFVLSPEGQRIFQRYGFEGVEG, from the coding sequence ATGATGTCCCCACTACCTCCATCTGTGAAATGGCTTCTGCCCATCGTGTGCCTCGGCGTTCTGGCTGGCATCATTGCCATCGGGCTCAGCCCCTACGCTTCTCAAGAGCACACCCTCACGGTGTTTGCCGCAGCTGCACTCACAGACCCCCTCAAAGAATGTGCGTCTGTGTTTGAGCAGGAGCACCCCGGTGTGAAGGTGGAGCTGAACTTCGCCTCGGCGAGCATGCTGTGCGCCCAGATAGAGGGAGGGGCGAGGGCGAGCGTGTATGCCGCGCCATATCCCAAGTATGCCGAAAAGCTCATAAGCGAGGGGTTTGCCCGCTCGTATCGTCCCTTTGCCTATGACAGCATGGTGGTGGCAGTTCGCGCCAATGGCAGTGTGCACTCGCTCTCAGACCTCACAAAAGAGGGTGTCAGAGTGGTGATAGGCCAGAAGAGCACACCCATCGGCATCTATGCGAGAGAGGTAATCTCACGCCTCAATGCATCAGGGCTATACGGCACGCACTTCGAGGAAAAGGTGCTGAGCAACGTGGTGTCCGAGGAGGACAACACGAAGTACGTGTACTCCAAGGTGGTGCTCGGTGAGGCCGATGCGGGCTTCGTGCTTCGCACCGATATCACCAATCCCACCACGAGCTACATAGACATTCCAGAGGGGTGCAATGTGGACGTGTGCTGTGTGATTGCAGTGCTCGACGAGCAAGACCCCTATGCCACCAAGTTCGAACAGTTCGTGCTCTCACCAGAGGGACAGCGCATATTTCAGAGATACGGGTTTGAGGGGGTGGAGGGATGA
- a CDS encoding Rossmann-like domain-containing protein, with translation MMMDVLSEIAERFWSCVEEEMLDEGVRVSTRALSPEEAIGSPQRRDFPLLAGREVLMQAEFRGSRGQAFTTAPQPFEGTLADVKALPLTGCFERAVFIATMNAVLRSMGLVRGTVHCKDDGPERCGKLIATRLNEEMGEGRLGIVGFQPAIVEHCVACLGCERVMVSDLNPAVVGTLRYGIKVMDGMACVDEMARECDVLLITGTTLVNDTLDEVLEAASAHGTDVVFYGTTVAGAAHLCGWRRLCPESK, from the coding sequence ATGATGATGGACGTGCTCTCTGAAATTGCCGAGAGGTTCTGGAGCTGCGTGGAGGAAGAGATGCTCGATGAGGGGGTAAGGGTGAGCACCAGAGCCCTCAGCCCAGAAGAGGCGATAGGCAGCCCACAGAGGAGAGATTTTCCCCTGCTTGCTGGAAGGGAAGTGCTCATGCAAGCAGAGTTCCGAGGCTCTCGTGGGCAGGCATTTACCACCGCGCCCCAGCCCTTCGAGGGGACGCTTGCGGACGTCAAGGCACTGCCCCTTACGGGCTGCTTTGAGAGGGCTGTGTTCATCGCCACGATGAATGCAGTGCTGAGGAGCATGGGGCTGGTCAGAGGAACTGTACACTGCAAAGACGATGGCCCCGAGAGGTGTGGCAAACTTATAGCCACGAGGCTCAACGAGGAGATGGGGGAAGGAAGACTCGGGATAGTGGGCTTTCAGCCAGCCATCGTGGAGCATTGTGTGGCGTGTCTTGGGTGTGAGAGGGTGATGGTGTCAGACCTAAACCCCGCTGTGGTGGGCACTTTAAGGTATGGGATAAAGGTGATGGATGGTATGGCGTGCGTGGATGAGATGGCGAGGGAGTGTGATGTGCTGCTCATCACGGGCACCACGCTGGTGAACGATACTCTCGATGAGGTGCTGGAGGCTGCATCAGCGCATGGCACTGATGTGGTATTCTATGGCACCACTGTGGCTGGGGCAGCCCATCTGTGTGGATGGAGGAGACTGTGCCCAGAATCTAAGTAG
- the proS gene encoding proline--tRNA ligase: MSSKGSEQVMEKSLPPKTEFSEWYNEVLWRADIMDVRYPVKGLYVWHPFGFSLRRNVLSILRALLDVEHDEVLFPLLIPEHEFMKEAEHIKGFEDEVYWVTHGGTTPLDVPLALRPTSETAIYPMFSLWVRSHADLPLRIYQIVNTFRYETKHTRPLIRMREITTFKEAHTVHATWQDAAEQVERAVELYRQFYHSLCIPVVVSKRPDWDKFPGADYTLALDVLMPDGRTLQVGTAHHLGTKFSRTFDICYEDEHGEQQYANQTCYGISERCIAALISLHGDDRGLVLPPAVAPVQVVIVPIVYRGREDVLEKARELEARLSERYRVRLDDSDTRPGAKFYYWEMRGVPLRIEVGPRDVDKGQVVVVTRLGQKQAVPLSSVEEVIEQAFCDIASSLFQAATERLVKGMRVCHTLEEIGEQCKRGIALGGWCGDEECGHLLEERTGADVLGVPRIDGLVEEDMPERCVVCGKTAESWVMLGRAY; this comes from the coding sequence ATGTCTTCGAAGGGAAGCGAGCAGGTGATGGAGAAGTCCCTGCCACCAAAGACCGAGTTTTCGGAGTGGTACAACGAGGTGCTGTGGCGAGCCGATATCATGGACGTGCGCTATCCAGTGAAGGGCCTGTATGTGTGGCATCCCTTTGGCTTTTCCCTTCGAAGAAACGTGCTCTCCATCCTCCGAGCGCTGCTGGATGTGGAGCACGATGAGGTGCTGTTTCCCCTGCTCATACCAGAGCACGAGTTCATGAAGGAGGCAGAGCACATCAAGGGCTTTGAGGACGAGGTGTACTGGGTTACCCACGGCGGCACCACGCCTCTGGATGTGCCCCTTGCCCTTCGGCCCACCAGTGAGACTGCCATCTACCCCATGTTCAGCCTCTGGGTGAGGTCGCATGCAGACCTGCCCCTTCGCATATATCAAATAGTGAACACGTTCCGCTACGAGACCAAGCACACCCGTCCCCTTATAAGAATGCGGGAAATCACCACCTTTAAGGAGGCACACACTGTGCACGCCACATGGCAGGATGCTGCCGAGCAGGTGGAGAGGGCGGTGGAGCTGTACCGTCAGTTCTATCATAGCCTGTGCATCCCCGTGGTGGTGTCCAAGAGACCAGACTGGGACAAGTTTCCGGGTGCGGACTACACCCTCGCGCTGGACGTGCTCATGCCAGATGGCAGGACCCTGCAGGTGGGCACTGCCCATCACCTTGGCACCAAGTTTTCTCGCACCTTCGACATATGCTACGAGGACGAGCACGGGGAGCAACAGTACGCCAACCAGACGTGCTACGGCATATCAGAGCGCTGTATTGCCGCTCTGATATCGCTGCATGGAGACGACAGGGGACTGGTGCTCCCTCCAGCGGTTGCCCCAGTACAGGTGGTAATCGTGCCCATCGTGTACAGGGGCAGAGAGGACGTGCTCGAGAAGGCACGAGAGCTTGAGGCAAGGCTGTCTGAACGCTATCGGGTGAGGCTGGACGATTCAGACACAAGACCCGGCGCAAAGTTCTATTACTGGGAGATGCGGGGCGTGCCCCTGCGGATAGAGGTGGGCCCGAGGGACGTGGACAAGGGGCAGGTGGTTGTGGTGACGAGGCTCGGGCAAAAGCAGGCGGTTCCCCTTTCCTCGGTGGAAGAGGTGATAGAGCAGGCATTCTGCGATATCGCATCCAGCCTGTTTCAGGCTGCCACAGAGCGGCTTGTGAAGGGCATGAGGGTGTGCCACACGCTGGAGGAGATTGGAGAGCAGTGCAAGAGAGGAATAGCGCTCGGCGGATGGTGTGGTGATGAGGAGTGTGGACACCTGCTCGAGGAGCGCACGGGCGCCGATGTGCTCGGTGTGCCCCGCATCGATGGTCTTGTTGAGGAAGATATGCCCGAGCGATGCGTGGTGTGCGGAAAAACGGCAGAGAGCTGGGTGATGCTGGGCAGGGCATACTGA
- a CDS encoding NAD(+)/NADH kinase, translated as MRYVESVSRVGITSRGDRVEALKLVAELGDYLTGRGIEVVLDEEIAPRLGRTGTPLEHMEADLLLSVGGDGTLLRALQQMSKGKLIPVLGINVGTIGFLTDVRSDEVYERLEEVLSGFEVVERSRLSVRLADATIPPAINEVVVITSQPAKMLHYRIFIDDVQLDEARADGVIIATPTGSTAYAMSAGGPIVDPKVEATVIVPLAPFKLSSRPWVVPADCTVSVELLSERGGLVVVDGQHTSSIGMGGIVRVSRCDTPAPFVSISKNGFYEKVRKKLS; from the coding sequence ATGAGGTACGTGGAGAGCGTTAGCAGGGTTGGCATCACCTCCCGTGGGGATAGGGTAGAGGCGTTAAAGCTGGTGGCGGAGCTTGGCGATTATCTGACAGGAAGGGGCATAGAGGTGGTGCTTGATGAAGAGATTGCCCCAAGGCTTGGCAGGACGGGCACACCCCTCGAGCACATGGAAGCCGACCTGTTGCTCTCTGTCGGGGGAGATGGCACGCTTCTCAGGGCACTTCAGCAGATGAGCAAGGGTAAGCTGATACCCGTGCTGGGGATAAACGTGGGCACCATTGGCTTTCTTACGGATGTGCGCAGCGATGAAGTGTATGAGAGGCTTGAGGAGGTGCTCAGTGGCTTTGAGGTGGTGGAGCGCTCGAGGCTCTCGGTAAGGCTTGCCGATGCCACGATACCTCCAGCCATCAACGAGGTGGTCGTGATTACGTCCCAGCCAGCCAAGATGCTGCACTATCGAATTTTCATAGACGACGTGCAGCTCGATGAGGCAAGGGCAGATGGTGTGATCATCGCCACACCCACTGGCTCCACTGCCTATGCGATGAGTGCGGGTGGGCCCATCGTGGACCCCAAGGTGGAGGCCACGGTGATTGTGCCACTGGCACCCTTCAAGCTCTCCTCCAGACCATGGGTGGTGCCAGCCGATTGCACGGTGTCCGTGGAGTTGCTATCCGAAAGGGGCGGGCTCGTGGTGGTGGATGGACAGCACACCTCGTCCATTGGCATGGGCGGGATTGTGCGTGTGAGCAGGTGCGATACGCCCGCACCGTTCGTGAGCATCTCCAAAAATGGTTTCTATGAGAAGGTCAGAAAGAAGCTCTCATGA